From the genome of Spinacia oleracea cultivar Varoflay chromosome 2, BTI_SOV_V1, whole genome shotgun sequence, one region includes:
- the LOC110790766 gene encoding indole-3-pyruvate monooxygenase YUCCA2 yields the protein MDPIKEMEAKLAEDPHPQSQSAVRRVWVPGPIIVGAGPSGLAVAACLKEKGIPRLILERAHCLGSLWKLHAYDRLRLHLPKQFCQLPHFPFPHSFPTYPTKEQFISYLDAYATRFNLQPIFGRSVVGAQYDTRYGLWRVLVTGPKKEVVEYVCQWLIVATGENAEAYVPEFEGREEFTGTGAVVHSSAYKSGDEYSEKKVLVVGCGNSGMEVCLDLCNHNAYPSLVVRDSVHILPQQMLGTSTFGLSMCLLKWFPLKLVDQFLLLISRLMLGDTAQLGISRPTIGPLEYKSVSGKTPVLDIGTFAKVKSGNIKVFPGIKRLTRQGAEFVDGRMENFDAIILATGFKSNVPSWLKDAMFSEKDGYPVKPFPEGWKGENGLYAVGFTKRGLLGASHDAMKIAEDIDREWKTKAKQLMQQRSTLN from the exons ATGGACCCTATTAAAGAAATGGAGGCCAAGTTAGCAGAAGACCCTCACCCGCAATCGCAGTCGGCGGTGAGGCGGGTGTGGGTACCAGGCCCGATAATTGTCGGGGCGGGCCCATCGGGTCTGGCGGTAGCAGCGTGTTTGAAGGAAAAGGGAATCCCTAGGTTAATCCTAGAACGGGCCCACTGTTTGGGCTCGCTGTGGAAACTACACGCCTACGACCGCCTCCGGCTCCACCTCCCTAAACAATTCTGTCAACTACCGCATTTCCCATTCCCACACAGCTTCCCTACTTACCCAACCAAGGAGCAGTTCATCAGTTATCTTGACGCCTACGCCACCCGCTTCAACCTTCAGCCCATTTTCGGGCGATCGGTGGTAGGAGCACAGTACGACACCCGATACGGGCTTTGGCGGGTGCTCGTAACGGGGCCGAAGAAGGAGGTTGTAGAGTATGTATGCCAATGGTTGATAGTGGCAACCGGCGAGAATGCGGAGGCGTACGTGCCGGAGTTTGAAGGAAGGGAGGAGTTTACGGGGACCGGGGCGGTAGTACACTCAAGTGCGTATAAGAGTGGGGATGAGTATAGTGAGAAAAAGGTGTTGGTAGTTGGGTGTGGAAATTCAGGTATGGAGGTTTGCTTGGATCTTTGCAATCATAATGCTTATCCTTCCTTGGTTGTTAGGGATTCT GTACATATACTTCCACAACAAATGCTAGGAACTTCAACTTTTGGATTGTCAATGTGCTTATTAAAGTGGTTCCCACTGAAGTTAGTGGATCAATTTTTGCTTCTAATCTCTCGATTAATGCTTGGTGATACGGCCCAATTAGGCATAAGTAGGCCGACGATTGGACCCCTTGAATACAAGAGCGTCTCAGGAAAGACCCCAGTTTTGGATATTGGGACTTTTGCTAAGGTCAAATCTGGGAATATTAAG GTTTTTCCTGGAATTAAAAGATTAACACGTCAAGGGGCAGAATTTGTTGATGGAAGAATGGAGAATTTCGATGCTATCATTCTTGCCACAGGTTTTAAAAGCAACGTACCCTCTTGGTTAAAG GATGCCATGTTTTCGGAGAAAGATGGGTATCCAGTGAAACCGTTTCCGGAAGGATGGAAAGGTGAGAATGGGTTATATGCCGTGGGTTTCACCAAACGGGGCTTGCTTGGTGCATCTCATGATGCTATGAAGATAGCAGAAGATATCGACCGAGAGTGGAAAACTAAAGCAAAGCAATTGATGCAACAAAGATCGACCTTAAATTAG